From one Rosa rugosa chromosome 4, drRosRugo1.1, whole genome shotgun sequence genomic stretch:
- the LOC133744182 gene encoding probable leucine-rich repeat receptor-like protein kinase At1g35710, translated as MEIGNLKSLVNLSLSTNHLSGSIPTTLGDLTNLTSLYLHTNNLSGTIPMEIGNLKSLVDLELSTNQLSGSIPTTLGDLTNLTTLYLHTNNLSGPIPTEIGNLKSLVNLALSTNQLSGSIPTTLGDLTNLTSLYLHTNNLFGTIPMEIGNLKSLVDLELSTNQLSGLIPTTLGDLTNLTTLYLHTNNLSGTIPMEIGNLKSLVNLALNTNQLSGSIPTTLGDLTNLTTLYLHTNNLSGPIPMEIGNLKSLVDQQLSSNQLSGSIPTTLGDLTNLITLYLDTNNLSGPIPMEIGNLKSLVDLVLSTNQLSGLIPTTLGDLTNLATLYLHTNNLSGPIPTEIGNLKSLVDLALSTNQLGGSIPTTLGDLTNLATLYLHTNNLSGPIPMEIGNLKSSVDLVLSTNQLSGLIPTTLGDLTNLATLYLHTNNLSGPIPTELGNLKSLVDLAFSTNQLSGSIPTTLGDLTNLATLYLHTNNLSGPIPMEIGNLKSLVDLVLSTNQLSGLIPTTFGNLNNLTSLYLNSNNLSGTIPMEIGNLKSLVKLVLSDNQLNGSIPASLCDLHNLNILHLRDNQLSGFIPPKLGNIQKLIELELDTNQFSGYLPQNICRAGSLRKFTASINHLTGPIPKSLKICTSLFRVRLDQNQLKGNISEDFGVYPSLNFIDLSNNQLYGEISPNWGLCKNLTSLRIAGNKLTGSIPVEIATATQIQELNISSNRLVGTIPKEFGRLTSLVKLMMDGNQLSGRVPSEFESLADLEYLDLSTNKFNDSIPSFVGDFLKLSYLNLSNNKFSQAIPIQLGKLIHLSKLDLSFNTLEGQIPSDISNMQSLEILNISHNNLSSFIPTSFEDMRGLLYVDISYNDLEGPLPNNKAFQAATQEALQGNKGLCGNARFLQPCNKQSPTKDHKLVFMIMFPILGAFGLLAFIFALVAKRKKKHQHGEKTNMNEEISISILKFDGKTMFEEIVRATEDFDPIYCIGQGEQGSVYKATLSSTYTVAVKKLHLPCDDDKNLQKAFLNEIRALTEMRHRNIVKLYGFCSHRLHSFLVYDYLEKGSLATMLSKDEEAKELGWSKRVNIVKGVAHALCYMHHDCLPPIVHRDISSKNILLDDEYESCVSDFGTAKFLNPDSANWTALAGTYGYIAPELAYTMEVNEKCDVYSFGVVILETVMGRHPGDLLSSLSSGACSSSSTALPAHQLPVVDVLDQRISPPTREVAREVVSVLKVAFACLNSSPQSRPSMKKVSQHL; from the exons ATGGAGATAGGAAACTTGAAATCATTGGTGAATCTAAGCTTGAGCACCAATCACctcagtggttcaattccgaCAACACTGGGTGATCTGACCAACCTTACCAGTCTCTATCTCCATACAAATAATCTTTCTGGCACTATTCCGATGGAGATAGGAAACCTGAAATCATTGGTGGATCTAGAGTTGAGCACCAATCaactcagtggttcaattccgacaacattgGGTGATCTTACCAACCTTACCACTCTCTATCTCCATACAAATAATCTTTCTGGCCCTATTCCTACGGAGATAGGAAACTTGAAATCATTGGTGAATCTAGCCTTGAGCACCAATCaactcagtggttcaattccgaCAACACTGGGTGATCTGACCAACCTTACCAGTCTCTATCTCCATACAAATAATCTTTTTGGCACTATTCCTATGGAGATAGGAAACTTGAAATCATTGGTGGATCTAGAGTTGAGCACCAATCAACTCAGTGGTTTAATTCCGACAACACTGGGGGATCTGACCAACCTTACCACTCTCTATCTCCATACAAATAATCTTTCTGGCACTATTCCTATGGAGATAGGAAACCTGAAATCATTGGTGAATCTAGCCTTGAACACCAATCaactcagtggttcaattccgacaacattgGGTGATCTGACCAACCTTACCACTCTCTATCTCCATACAAATAATCTTTCTGGCCCTATTCCCATGGAGATAGGAAACCTGAAATCATTGGTGGATCAACAGTTGAGCTCCAATCaactcagtggttcaattccgaCAACACTGGGGGATCTGACCAACCTTATCACTCTCTATCTTGATACAAATAATCTTTCTGGCCCTATTCCTATGGAGATAGGAAACCTGAAATCATTGGTGGATCTAGTGTTGAGCACCAATCAACTCAGTGGTTTAATTCCGACAACACTGGGGGATCTGACCAACCTTGCCACTCTCTATCTCCATACAAATAATCTTTCTGGCCCTATTCCTACGGAGATAGGAAACTTGAAATCATTGGTGGATCTAGCCTTGAGCACCAATCAACTCGGTGGTTCAATTCCGACAACACTGGGGGATCTGACCAACCTTGCCACTCTCTATCTCCATACAAATAATCTTTCTGGCCCTATTCCTATGGAGATAGGAAACCTGAAATCATCGGTGGATCTAGTGTTGAGCACCAATCAACTCAGTGGTTTAATTCCGACAACACTGGGGGATCTGACCAACCTTGCCACTCTCTATCTCCATACAAATAATCTTTCTGGCCCTATTCCTACGGAGTTAGGAAACTTGAAATCATTGGTGGATCTAGCCTTTAGCACCAATCaactcagtggttcaattccgaCAACACTGGGGGATCTGACCAACCTTGCCACTCTCTATCTCCATACAAATAATCTTTCTGGCCCTATTCCTATGGAGATAGGAAACCTGAAATCATTGGTGGATCTAGTGTTGAGCACCAATCAACTCAGTGGTTtaattccgacaacatttgGGAATTTGAACAACCTTACCAGTCTCTATCTCAATTCAAATAATCTTTCAGGAACTATTCCTATGGAGATAGGAAACCTGAAATCATTGGTGAAACTAGTGTTGAGCGACAATCAACTCAATGGTTCAATTCCAGCTTCATTATGTGACTTGCATAACTTGAATATCTTACACCTCCGTGACAACCAACTTTCTGGCTTCATCCCTCCAAAGCTGGGAAATATCCAGAAATTGATCGAATTGGAATTAGATACAAATCAATTTTCCGGTTATTTGCCACAGAACATATGCCGAGCTGGATCGCTTAGAAAGTTTACAGCATCCATCAACCATCTAACTGGCCCAATCCCAAAAAGCTTAAAAATCTGCACAAGCTTATTCAGAGTGCGTCTTGACCAGAACCAGTTGAAAGGTAACATATCTGAAGACTTTGGCGTTTATCCTAGTCTCAATTTTATAGATTTGAGCAACAATCAACTTTACGGTGAAATCTCACCAAATTGGGGATTGTGCAAAAATTTAACATCGCTACGAATTGCGGGAAATAAACTTACTGGTTCTATACCAGTTGAGATTGCTACCGCAACCCAAATTCAAGAGCTGAATATTTCATCAAATCGTTTGGTCGGGACGATTCCGAAAGAGTTTGGGAGATTGACTTCACTGGTGAAGCTGATGATGGATGGCAATCAACTTTCAGGTCGTGTCCCTTCAGAGTTTGAATCATTGGCTGATCTAGAATATCTTGATCTATCAACAAACAAATTCAATGATTCAATTCCAAGCTTTGTAGGTGACTTTCTCAAGTTAAGTTACTTGAATTTGAGCAACAACAAATTCAGTCAAGCAATTCCAATTCAGTTGGGGAAGTTAATTCATCTGTCCAAACTAGATTTGAGTTTTAACACACTTGAAGGTCAGATACCATCAGATATTAGCAACATGCAGAGTCTGGAGATACTGAATATATCCCACAACAATCTTTCTAGTTTCATTCCAACCAGTTTTGAAGACATGCGTGGGTTGTTGTATGTAGACATATCCTACAATGACTTGGAAGGTCCACTTCCCAACAACAAAGCATTTCAAGCTGCTACTCAAGAAGCATTACAAGGGAACAAGGGCTTGTGTGGCAACGCACGATTTTTGCAACCCTGCAATAAACAAAGCCCAACAAAGGACCATAAACTCGTATTTATGATAATGTTCCCTATTCTTGGAGCATTTGGGCTTCTAGCCTTTATATTTGCATTGGtagcaaaaaggaaaaagaagcatCAGCATGGAGAAAAAACCAACATGAATGAAGAAATTTCTATTTCTATATTGAAGTTTGATGGAAAGACGATGTTTGAGGAAATCGTAAGGGCAACAGAAGATTTTGATCCCAT ataTTGCATAGGGCAGGGAGAACAGGGAAGTGTCTACAAAGCAACTTTGTCATCCACTTACACGGTAGCCGTGAAGAAACTCCATTTGCCATGCGATGATGACAAGAATCTTCAGAAGGCATTCTTGAATGAAATTAGGGCACTAACTGAGATGCGTCACCGAAATATTGTGAAGCTTTATGGTTTCTGTTCACATAGGCTACACTCATTTTTGGTGTATGATTATCTGGAAAAGGGTAGTTTGGCCACAATGTTGAGCAAAGATGAGGAAGCAAAAGAACTGGGGTGGAGTAAAAGGGTGAATATAGTTAAAGGTGTAGCTCATGCCTTGTGTTACATGCATCACGATTGTTTGCCACCGATTGTGCATCGGGACATATCGAGCAAGAATATTTTGCTGGATGATGAGTATGAGTCCTGTGTGTCAGACTTTGGCACTGCTAAGTTCTTGAACCCAGACTCAGCTAATTGGACTGCCCTTGCAGGCACATATGGATATATTGCACCAG AGCTTGCTTATACTATGGAAGTGAATGAGAAGTGCGATGTTTATAGCTTTGGAGTGGTGATATTGGAGACAGTTATGGGAAGACATCCGGGAGATCTACTCTCATCTCTATCTTCGGGGGCGTGTTCATCATCGTCCACTGCATTACCAGCCCATCAATTGCCAGTTGTGGATGTTTTGGACCAACGCATTTCCCCTCCTACACGTGAAGTTGCAAGAGAAGTTGTCTCTGTTTTGAAGGTAGCATTTGCATGCCTGAATTCCAGTCCTCAATCTCGTCCATCAATGAAGAAAGTTTCTCAACACCTCTAA